One segment of Brassica napus cultivar Da-Ae chromosome C3, Da-Ae, whole genome shotgun sequence DNA contains the following:
- the LOC106387172 gene encoding uncharacterized protein LOC106387172, which translates to MILKQLKQITLSATRRNAHLLRLPRLYSSPAVSQSLTTSKPSKRLSRDDRRLVVESFVSKYRAANAGKFPTLKVTVKEVGGGYYVVRDILQELKLRPNAPISRVPASNTNDASSLKQDQTLESSHDRSETVTASLDKDVYSKYDGSTHLPEIQTLKVSEECLKSKEEGTLTQIASQEPRADHIQGANVLPTGTSYQYNVITATLEKGETKPAPPSNDVDSICDESPHLPESQTLKVAEECLKNSETTDEGILTQLVSPEPKADHLEEANVLPATHLKGESETALLINDVDSKCDGSTLLPDSQQSMLSEECLKNSETKEEGKLTHLGIEEPKAEDCHEGGAASASVLPTETRQVPEKEDGEVKTGENASAWSNIISFAKGLANFWRKG; encoded by the exons ATGATTCTGAAGCAGcttaaacaaatcacct TGTCTGCTACGCGCAGAAACGCTCATCTCCTACGGCTTCCAAGGCTCTACAGCTCTCCTGCTGTTTCTCAGTCTTTAACAACCTCCAAGCCTTCTAAAAGGCTGTCGAGAGATGATCGACGACTTGTGGTTGAGTCTTTTGTCTCCAA ATACAGAGCAGCTAATGCTGGGAAGTTCCCTACATTGAAGGTTACTGTCAAGGAAGTGGGAGGCGGTTATTACGTTGTCAGAGATATCCTCCAAGAGCTTAAACTCAGACCAAATGCGCCAATCTCACGAGTCCCTGCTTCTAATACGAATGATGCTTCCTCACTGAAGCAGGATCAGACGTTGGAGTCTTCTCATGACAGAAGTGAAACCGTGACAGCTTCTCTGGACAAAGATGTTTACAGTAAATATGATGGCAGCACTCATCTTCCAGAGATTCAAACGTTGAAGGTATCAGAGGAATGTTTGAAGAGTAAGGAAGAGGGAACATTGACGCAGATAGCTAGTCAAGAGCCAAGAGCAGACCATATCCAAGGAGCCAACGTTTTGCCTACTGGGACCAGTTATCAGTATAATGTCATCACTGCAACACTTGAGAAAGGAGAAACCAAGCCAGCTCCTCCTAGCAATGACGTTGACAGTATATGTGATGAGAGTCCTCATCTTCCAGAAAGTCAAACGTTGAAGGTAGCTGAGGAGTGTCTAAAGAACTCTGAGACTACGGATGAGGGAATATTGACGCAGTTAGTTAGTCCAGAGCCTAAAGCAGACCATCTTGAAGAAGCCAATGTTTTGCCTGCAACACATCTCAAAGGAGAAAGCGAGACAGCTCTACTTATCAATGACGTTGACAGTAAATGTGATGGCAGTACTCTTCTCCCCGACAGTCAACAGTCCATGCTATCAGAGGAATGTCTTAAGAATTCAGAGACTAAGGAAGAAGGAAAATTGACGCACTTAGGTATCGAAGAGCCAAAAGCAGAAGACTGTCATGAAGGTGGTGCAGCTTCAGCCAGTGTTTTGCCTACTGAGACCAG ACAAGTTCCAGAGAAAGAGGATGGTGAGGTCAAAACAGGAGAGAATGCAAGTGCTTGGAGCAATATAATTTCATTTGCGAAAGGACTTGCCAACTTTTGGAGGAAAGGGTAG
- the LOC106387173 gene encoding YTH domain-containing protein ECT1-like yields the protein MADPASSRNQRNRIVSYGVKGFVEQQISPGDELIVSSSSTSVTHPPDPSLYHQNPTNLYPYGCNVAHSGYAQGINTWDGYPLYATSPEGLHIPQVVYSEDSSLMYQPGFAYNPYPSMMLESQIPISPAYYPQFGMHFSHSEFGGGSDPTSAYMIPFGGYGGGNLSGNQGDNSLTYPQAMGILGPYDHNASQLPLHGNGVASSSSLGGYYPVGSYQSPSSIASYYGADNPVRLASDIGKRREKEYSSVPTTSDLYGNRGPRSFTRVKSKNGSGLSSSAGDATNDSSTAGSNPSLYNHPEFATDYKNARFFIVKSFSEDNVHRSIKYNVWASTPHGSKKLDTAYRDAEKMGGKCPIFLFFSVNASGQFCGVAEMVGPVDFEKDAAYWQQGKWNGQFPVKWHIVKDVPNNRFSHILLQNNDNKPVTHSRDSQEVKLRQGIEMLRISKEYEAHTSILDDFSYYDERESEKVGEDGVRKEETSAVEQLSERLQAVSVEDGKEWEKEDLKEKT from the exons ATGGCTGATCCCGCTTCTTCCAGAAACCAGCGCAACCGAATCGTCTCTTACG GCGTCAAGGGCTTCGTCGAGCAGCAGATATCTCCTGGAGATGAACTGATTGTCTCTTCGTCTTCTACTTCCGTTACTCATCCTCCTGATCCCTCCCTGTATCATCAGAACCCTACCAATCTCTATCCTTACGGTTGTAATGTTGCACATTCTG GTTATGCTCAAGGCATCAACACTTGGGATGGGTATCCACTTTATGCCACTTCCCCTGAAGGCCTGCATATCCCACAG GTTGTTTACAGTGAAGATTCGTCTCTTATGTACCAACCTGGTTTTGCTTACAACCCTTACCCGTCTATGATGCTGGAGAGCCAAATACCAATCTCCCCAGCGTATTATCCACAGTTTGGGATGCATTTTAGCCACTCAGAATTTGGTGGTGGCAGCGACCCAACATCTGCTTATATGATTCCTTTTGGTGGATATGGGGGAGGCAACTTATCTGGGAATCAAGGGGACAACTCTTTAACATATCCTCAAGCGATGGGTATACTTGGGCCATACGACCATAATGCTTCACAG TTACCGTTACATGGGAATGGGGTTGCTTCAAGCTCTTCTTTGGGAGGATATTATCCTGTAGGATCTTACCAGAGTCCCAGCTCTATTGCCTCATACTATGGAGCTGATAATCCAGTCAGATTAGCCTCTGACATTGGTAAAAGGCGTGAAAAGGAGTACAGTTCTGTACCTACCACCAGTGATCTCTATGGTAATCGAGGACCGAGATCGTTCACCAGGGTAAAGAGCAAGAACGGTTCTGGACTTAGTTCTTCTGCTGGTGATGCAACAAATGACTCGAGCACAGCTGGATCAAACCCCAGTTTGTACAATCATCCAGAATTTGCGACGGATTATAAGAACGCCAGATTCTTTATCGTCAAGTCGTTTAGCGAAGACAATGTCCACAGAAGCATCAAGTATAATGTCTGGGCCAGCACTCCACATGGCAGCAAGAAATTGGATACTGCTTATAGAGATGCTGAGAAGATGGGTGGAAAATGTCcaatctttctcttcttttcg GTAAATGCTAGTGGACAATTCTGCGGGGTGGCGGAAATGGTTGGACCTGTAGATTTTGAAAAGGATGCTGCTTACTGGCAGCAAGGCAAGTGGAATGGACAGTTCCCAGTGAAGTGGCATATTGTGAAAGATGTACCGAATAACCGATTTAGTCATATTCTCTTGCAAAACAATGACAACAAGCCGGTGACACACAGCCGAGACTCTCAGGAG GTGAAGCTACGTCAGGGGATTGAGATGCTGAGAATATCCAAAGAATATGAAGCGCACACATCAATCCTCGATGATTTCAGCTACTATGATGAAAGAGAGAGTGAAAAGGTGGGAGAAGATGGGGTGAGGAAAGAAGAAACCTCTGCTGTGGAACAGTTATCAGAGCGTCTTCAAGCTGTCTCAGTAGAAGATGGAAAGGAGTGGGAGAAAGAAGACTTGAAAGAGAAGACCTGA
- the LOC106387175 gene encoding probably inactive leucine-rich repeat receptor-like protein kinase At5g58150 yields MGRLCIWRTLILLSLFVKQAKSQDPNTDASHLSNFFNQMSSSPKAYTFSSLCSSPGVVCDRQKQNVLHFSASGSDLSGAIPENTIGKMIKLQSLDLSRNKITSLPSDLWSLDSLEHLNLSSNLISDPLPSNIGNFVSLQTLDLSFNTFSGEIPASISSLVGLTTLDLSNNGFQSVVPPGLLNCRSLVSIDLSSNRLTGSLLAEFGSAFPELKSLNLSRNLLQGSVNGVLHGNMETVDLSKNRFDGHVLHLIAGPIHNLSGLIHLDLSENGFVGHILNGLSSAQKLGHLNLASNRFRVQEFPQILKLSGLYYLNLSRTNLAGSIPSGITQLSQLKVLDLSYNNLTGNVPLLPLKNIEVLDLSLNKLEGDIPRTVLEKLPVMERFNFSFNNLTFCDPNLSQGMIQTSFIGSTNNCPFAAKPNVLKGESVSKKKTGLKIGLTLAISMAFLLVALLVILVAMRGRRKSRTWATKQAAEPNLLDQGDSSTYVPVVMIDKPLMKMTLADLKAATLNFDSGALLWESKSGPTYEAVLPGGFRAALKVVSSGATLSDHEASVTFERLARINHPNLVPLSGYCIAAEQRIVIYEHLEYVNLHTLLHNTDDSLSWILRHKIALGTARALAFLHHGCIPPVVHGEVKAGTIFLDSSQEPQLAEFGLAKLLNEGLLGDLDGYTPTELEEHGSPTLESDAYSFGVVLLELVSGKKAEWDLVDWVRGLVRQGEGSRAIDPTLQGTGPVEQIAEAVKIGYLCTADLSWKRPTMQQVVGLLKDISPS; encoded by the coding sequence ATGGGCCGCTTGTGTATATGGAGAACTCTCATTCTCCTCTCCCTCTTCGTCAAGCAAGCCAAGAGCCAAGATCCCAACACTGACGCCTCTCATCTCTCTAACTTCTTCAACCAAATGAGTTCTTCACCCAAAGCTTACACATTTTCTTCGTTATGTTCTTCGCCAGGAGTAGTCTGCGACAGACAAAAACAGAACGTCCTCCACTTCTCAGCTTCCGGGTCGGACCTATCCGGTGCCATCCCCGAAAACACCATCGGAAAAATGATAAAGCTCCAGTCTTTAGATCTCAGCCGCAACAAAATCACCTCTCTCCCCTCAGACCTCTGGAGTCTCGACTCCCTCGAGCATCTCAACCTCTCCTCCAACCTTATCTCCGACCCTCTCCCCAGCAACATCGGCAACTTCGTCTCCCTCCAGACCCTCGATCTCTCTTTCAACACCTTCTCCGGCGAAATCCCCGCTTCCATAAGCTCCCTCGTCGGCCTCACAACTCTCGACCTCAGCAACAACGGCTTTCAGTCTGTTGTCCCTCCAGGACTTCTCAACTGCAGATCTTTAGTCTCCATCGACCTCTCGTCGAATCGCCTCACCGGGTCTCTCCTTGCTGAGTTCGGTTCCGCCTTCCCGGAGCTGAAAAGTCTGAACCTTTCGCGTAATCTGTTACAGGGCTCGGTGAATGGAGTCTTGCATGGAAACATGGAGACAGTTGATCTCAGTAAAAATCGCTTTGATGGGCATGTATTGCATTTAATAGCCGGACCTATACACAACCTGTCTGGTTTAATTCATCTTGACTTGTCTGAGAATGGTTTTGTGGGGCATATTCTCAACGGTTTGAGTTCAGCTCAGAAGCTGGGACACCTCAACCTCGCGTCAAATCGATTCAGAGTACAAGAGTTCCCGCAAATCTTAAAGCTTTCAGGTTTATATTATCTGAATCTATCAAGAACCAATCTGGCAGGTTCCATTCCGAGTGGAATCACTCAGCTGAGTCAGCTCAAGGTTCTTGATCTCTCCTATAATAACCTCACTGGGAATGTACCTTTGTTACCTCTCAAGAACATTGAAGTACTTGATCTCTCGCTCAACAAGCTAGAAGGAGACATTCCAAGGACGGTTCTGGAGAAGCTCCCTGTAATGGAGAGGTTTAACTTCTCTTTCAACAATCTAACCTTTTGTGACCCTAACCTCTCACAAGGGATGATTCAGACATCCTTCATTGGCTCCACAAACAACTGCCCCTTTGCTGCAAAGCCAAATGTTTTAAAGGGGGAGAGCGTGAGCAAGAAGAAGACAGGGCTTAAGATTGGTTTGACTTTAGCTATCTCCATGGCCTTCTTGCTTGTTGCTCTGTTGGTTATACTTGTGGCAATGAGAGGTAGAAGAAAATCAAGAACATGGGCGACGAAGCAAGCAGCGGAACCAAACTTGTTAGACCAAGGGGATTCATCAACTTATGTCCCTGTTGTGATGATTGATAAGCCTTTGATGAAGATGACGCTTGCAGACCTCAAGGCTGCCACTCTTAACTTTGATAGTGGCGCATTGTTGTGGGAAAGCAAGTCTGGTCCTACTTATGAAGCAGTCTTACCCGGCGGGTTCAGAGCAGCTTTGAAAGTTGTCTCAAGTGGAGCCACGTTGAGTGATCATGAAGCCTCGGTTACTTTCGAACGCCTTGCCAGGATCAATCACCCGAATCTTGTCCCTCTCTCTGGGTACTGCATAGCTGCAGAGCAAAGAATAGTGATCTACGAGCACCTAGAGTATGTTAACTTGCATACTTTACTTCACAACACGGATGACTCATTATCATGGATACTCCGGCATAAGATAGCATTGGGGACAGCTAGGGCGTTGGCTTTCCTCCACCATGGCTGCATTCCTCCGGTGGTGCACGGAGAAGTGAAGGCTGGAACAATCTTCTTAGACTCTAGCCAGGAGCCTCAACTAGCAGAATTTGGTTTGGCCAAACTCTTGAACGAGGGACTTCTCGGTGATTTAGACGGCTACACACCAACAGAGCTGGAGGAACATGGCTCACCTACATTGGAATCAGATGCGTACAGCTTTGGAGTTGTTCTGCTTGAGCTTGTGAGCGGGAAGAAGGCGGAATGGGACTTGGTGGACTGGGTGAGAGGGTTGGTgaggcaaggagaaggatctAGAGCCATAGATCCGACGCTGCAAGGGACAGGTCCGGTGGAGCAGATTGCAGAAGCTGTGAAGATAGGCTACTTGTGCACGGCTGATCTATCATGGAAGCGACCCACGATGCAGCAGGTAGTTGGACTGCTCAAAGACATTTCACCGTCATAA
- the LOC106387174 gene encoding phototropin-2 isoform X1 → MERPRAPPSSLTDLEPLSERRSLEVFNPSSGSSSSSKPHDGNGKGSKWMEFQDSAKITERTAEWGLSAVKPESGENGITFKLSTEAERSKMSRRSSEESTSSDSGAFPRVSQELKTALSTLQQTFVVSDATQPHCPIVYASSGFFTMTGYTSKEIVGRNCRFLQGPDTDQKEVAKIRDCVKNGKSYCGRLLNYKKDGTPFWNLLTITPIKDDQGNTIKFIGMQVEVSKYTEGVNDKELRPNGLSKSLIRYDARQKEKALDSMTEVVQTIRHRKSQVRDSVSNDVLVKPDSATTTPGRQAIQSDEASMSAKTPGRVSTPARSKSKSLSSNKKHEDVPSVEPEELMLSTEVIEPRDSWDRSEREKDIRQGIDLATTLERIEKNFVISDPRLPDNPIIFASDSFLELTEYTREEILGRNCRFLQGPETDQSTVQKIRDAIRDQREITVQLINYTKSGKKFWNLFHLQPMRDQKGELQYFIGVQLDGSDHVEPIRNRLSERTEMQSSKLVKATATNVDEAVRELPDANMTPEDLWAAHSKPVYPLPHKKESASWKAIQKIQAGGETVGLHHFKPVKPLGSGDTGSVHLVELKGTGELYAMKAMEKTMMLNRNKAHRARIEREIISLLDHPFLPTLYASFQTSTHVCLITDFCPGGELFALLDRQPMKFLSEDSARFYAAEVVIGLEYLHCLGIVYRDLKPENILLKKDGHIVLADFDLSFMTSCTPQLIVPPAPNKRRRSSSSKSRALPTFVAEPITKSNSFVGTEEYIAPEIITGAGHTSAIDWWALGILLYEMLYGRTPFRGKNRQKTFANILHKDLTFPSSIPVSLVGRQLINMLLNRDPRKRLGTKGGANEIKQHAFFRGINWPLIRDMVPPPLDAPLRIIEKDPKAKDRKWEDDGVLVNSMDIDIDLF, encoded by the exons ATGGAGAGGCCAAGAGCCCCTCCTTCTTCCTTGACCGATTTGGAGCCGTTAAGTGAACGCAGATCCCTCGAGGTCTTCAACCCCTCGAGtggatcttcttcttcatcaaagccTCACGATGGCAACGGCAAAGGCAGCAAGTGGATGGAGTTTCAAGACTCTGCAAAGATAACTGAGAGAACCGCTGAGTGGGGATTATCAGCTGTTAAGCCGGAGTCAGGAGAAAATGGCATTACCTTCAAGCTGTCTACTGAAGCTGAACGAAGCAAGATGTCTAGGAGGTCATCCGAAGAATCAACGTCCTCTGACTCTGGAGCCTTCCCTAGAGTATCCCAGGAGCTCAAAACCGCTCTTTCCACCTTGCAGCagacctttgttgtctctgacGCCACGCAGCCGCACTGTCCCATAGTGTACGCCAGCAGTGGATTCTTCACTATGACTGGTTACACTTCCAAGGAGATTGTTGGAAGAAACTG CCGGTTTCTGCAAGGACCGGACACAGACCAGAAAGAGGTTGCCAAAATCAGAGATTGTGTCAAGAATGGAAAGAGTTACTGTGGAAGGCTCTTAAACTACAAAAAGGACGGAACTCCCTTCTGGAATCTTCTTACTATCACTCCTATCAAGGATGACCAAGGCAACACCATCAAGTTCATAGG GATGCAGGTTGAAGTAAGCAAATACACAGAAGGCGTGAACGATAAAGAATTGAGGCCTAATGGACTCTCTAAATCCCTTATCCGATATGATG CTCGCCAGAAGGAGAAAGCTTTGGATTCCATGACAGAGGTCGTGCAAACAATAAGGCATCGCAAGTCTCAAGTGCGGGACTCCGTGAGCAATGATGTTTTGGTTAAGCCAGATAGTGCTACTACTACACCTGGTAGACAAGCTATACAATCAGACGAGGCTTCAATGTCAGCCAAAACACCTGGACGTGTTTCTACTCCAGCGAG GTCAAAGAGCAAATCACTTAGCTCGAATAAAAAGCATGAAGATGTTCCTAGTGTGGAGCCTGAAGAACTGATGTTAAGCACAGAAGTTATAGAGCCGAGAGACAGTTGGGACCGTTCAGAAAGAGAAAAGGATATACGCCAAGGGATTGATCTTGCCACCACTCTTGAGCGCATAGAGAAGAATTTCGTCATCAGTGATCCTCGTCTCCCTGATAATCCCATT ATATTTGCATCAGACAGCTTTCTCGAACTGACAGAGTATACACGTGAGGAGATTTTGGGAAGGAACTGTCG GTTTCTTCAGGGGCCAGAGACAGATCAGTCAACTGTCCAGAAGATAAGAGACGCAATTAGAGATCAAAGGGAGATAACTGTACAGTTGATTAACTACACTAAGAGCG GAAAGAAGTTCTGGAACTTATTCCACTTGCAACCTATGCGTGATCAGAAG GGAGAGCTTCAATACTTCATAGGTGTGCAGCTTGATGGAAGTGATCATGTGGAACCTATCCGAAACCGTTTGTCTGAGAGAACAGAGATGCAGAGTTCTAAACTG GTGAAAGCTACAGCAACAAATGTAGATGAAGCTGTCAGAGAACTTCCAGATGCTAATATG ACGCCGGAAGACCTGTGGGCTGCACACTCAAAGCCTGTCTATCCCCTGCCTCACAAAAAGGAGAGTGCTTCCTGGAAAGCAATACAGAAG ATCCAAGCGGGTGGAGAAACAGTGGGACTACATCATTTCAAGCCAGTAAAACCTTTGGGGTCTGGTGATACTGGCAG TGTCCATTTGGTTGAACTTAAAGGCACAGGAGAGTTGTATGCCATGAAGGCAATGGAGAAAACTATGATGTTGAATCGtaacaag GCTCACCGAGCACGCATTGAAAGGGAAATCATTTCCCTTCTGGATCATCCTTTTCTTCCCACTCTCTACGCTTCCTTTCAG ACATCTACGCATGTTTGTTTGATTACAGACTTCTGCCCTGGTGGAGAGTTGTTTGCATTGCTTGACAGACAACCCATGAAGTTTTTGTCGGAGGATTCAGCAAG GTTCTATGCAGCAGAGGTCGTTATTGGCTTAGAATATCTTCACTGCTTAG GAATAGTGTACCGAGACCTGAAGCCGGAAAACATACTGCTTAAGAAGGATGGACACATTGTATTAGCAGACTTTGATCTCTCATTCATGACGTCCTGCACACCCCAG CTTATTGTTCCACCTGCACCTAATAAACGAAGGAGATCATCGTCATCCAAGAGCCGGGCATTACCTACATTTGTTGCAGAACCAATCACCAAGTCAAACTCTTTCGTTGGGACTGAAGAATACATTGCTCCT gAGATCATCACGGGTGCTGGTCATACGAGTGCTATAGATTGGTGGGCACTGG GTATCTTGTTGTATGAGATGCTTTATGGTCGTACACCTTTCAGGGGTAAGAATAGGCAGAAGACATTTGCCAACATCTTGCACAAAGATCTCACCTTCCCCAGCAGTATCCCT GTAAGTCTTGTAGGTAGACAGTTGATCAACATGTTACTAAATAGAGATCCAAGAAAACGGTTAGGTACCAAAGGTGGGGCAAATGAGATAAAGCAGCATGCTTTCTTCCGCGGGATCAATTGGCCTCTCATACGGGACATG GTCCCTCCACCATTGGATGCACCATTGCGTATAATAGAGAAAGATCCAAAAGCCAAagatagaaagtgggaagatGATGGGGTGCTTGTTAATTCTATGGACATTGACATTGATCTCTTTTAA
- the LOC106387174 gene encoding phototropin-2 isoform X2, which translates to MERPRAPPSSLTDLEPLSERRSLEVFNPSSGSSSSSKPHDGNGKGSKWMEFQDSAKITERTAEWGLSAVKPESGENGITFKLSTEAERSKMSRRSSEESTSSDSGAFPRVSQELKTALSTLQQTFVVSDATQPHCPIVYASSGFFTMTGYTSKEIVGRNCRFLQGPDTDQKEVAKIRDCVKNGKSYCGRLLNYKKDGTPFWNLLTITPIKDDQGNTIKFIGMQVEVSKYTEGVNDKELRPNGLSKSLIRYDARQKEKALDSMTEVVQTIRHRKSQVRDSVSNDVLVKPDSATTTPGRQAIQSDEASMSAKTPGRVSTPARSKSKSLSSNKKHEDVPSVEPEELMLSTEVIEPRDSWDRSEREKDIRQGIDLATTLERIEKNFVISDPRLPDNPIIFASDSFLELTEYTREEILGRNCRFLQGPETDQSTVQKIRDAIRDQREITVQLINYTKSGKKFWNLFHLQPMRDQKGELQYFIGVQLDGSDHVEPIRNRLSERTEMQSSKLVKATATNVDEAVRELPDANMTPEDLWAAHSKPVYPLPHKKESASWKAIQKIQAGGETVGLHHFKPVKPLGSGDTGSVHLVELKGTGELYAMKAMEKTMMLNRNKAHRARIEREIISLLDHPFLPTLYASFQTSTHVCLITDFCPGGELFALLDRQPMKFLSEDSARFYAAEVVIGLEYLHCLGIVYRDLKPENILLKKDGHIVLADFDLSFMTSCTPQLIVPPAPNKRRRSSSSKSRALPTFVAEPITKSNSFVGTEEYIAPEIITGAGHTSAIDWWALGILLYEMLYGRTPFRGKNRQKTFANILHKDLTFPSSIPVSLVGRQLINMLLNRDPRKRLGTKGGANEIKQHAFFRGINWPLIRDMGGCRSLHHWMHHCV; encoded by the exons ATGGAGAGGCCAAGAGCCCCTCCTTCTTCCTTGACCGATTTGGAGCCGTTAAGTGAACGCAGATCCCTCGAGGTCTTCAACCCCTCGAGtggatcttcttcttcatcaaagccTCACGATGGCAACGGCAAAGGCAGCAAGTGGATGGAGTTTCAAGACTCTGCAAAGATAACTGAGAGAACCGCTGAGTGGGGATTATCAGCTGTTAAGCCGGAGTCAGGAGAAAATGGCATTACCTTCAAGCTGTCTACTGAAGCTGAACGAAGCAAGATGTCTAGGAGGTCATCCGAAGAATCAACGTCCTCTGACTCTGGAGCCTTCCCTAGAGTATCCCAGGAGCTCAAAACCGCTCTTTCCACCTTGCAGCagacctttgttgtctctgacGCCACGCAGCCGCACTGTCCCATAGTGTACGCCAGCAGTGGATTCTTCACTATGACTGGTTACACTTCCAAGGAGATTGTTGGAAGAAACTG CCGGTTTCTGCAAGGACCGGACACAGACCAGAAAGAGGTTGCCAAAATCAGAGATTGTGTCAAGAATGGAAAGAGTTACTGTGGAAGGCTCTTAAACTACAAAAAGGACGGAACTCCCTTCTGGAATCTTCTTACTATCACTCCTATCAAGGATGACCAAGGCAACACCATCAAGTTCATAGG GATGCAGGTTGAAGTAAGCAAATACACAGAAGGCGTGAACGATAAAGAATTGAGGCCTAATGGACTCTCTAAATCCCTTATCCGATATGATG CTCGCCAGAAGGAGAAAGCTTTGGATTCCATGACAGAGGTCGTGCAAACAATAAGGCATCGCAAGTCTCAAGTGCGGGACTCCGTGAGCAATGATGTTTTGGTTAAGCCAGATAGTGCTACTACTACACCTGGTAGACAAGCTATACAATCAGACGAGGCTTCAATGTCAGCCAAAACACCTGGACGTGTTTCTACTCCAGCGAG GTCAAAGAGCAAATCACTTAGCTCGAATAAAAAGCATGAAGATGTTCCTAGTGTGGAGCCTGAAGAACTGATGTTAAGCACAGAAGTTATAGAGCCGAGAGACAGTTGGGACCGTTCAGAAAGAGAAAAGGATATACGCCAAGGGATTGATCTTGCCACCACTCTTGAGCGCATAGAGAAGAATTTCGTCATCAGTGATCCTCGTCTCCCTGATAATCCCATT ATATTTGCATCAGACAGCTTTCTCGAACTGACAGAGTATACACGTGAGGAGATTTTGGGAAGGAACTGTCG GTTTCTTCAGGGGCCAGAGACAGATCAGTCAACTGTCCAGAAGATAAGAGACGCAATTAGAGATCAAAGGGAGATAACTGTACAGTTGATTAACTACACTAAGAGCG GAAAGAAGTTCTGGAACTTATTCCACTTGCAACCTATGCGTGATCAGAAG GGAGAGCTTCAATACTTCATAGGTGTGCAGCTTGATGGAAGTGATCATGTGGAACCTATCCGAAACCGTTTGTCTGAGAGAACAGAGATGCAGAGTTCTAAACTG GTGAAAGCTACAGCAACAAATGTAGATGAAGCTGTCAGAGAACTTCCAGATGCTAATATG ACGCCGGAAGACCTGTGGGCTGCACACTCAAAGCCTGTCTATCCCCTGCCTCACAAAAAGGAGAGTGCTTCCTGGAAAGCAATACAGAAG ATCCAAGCGGGTGGAGAAACAGTGGGACTACATCATTTCAAGCCAGTAAAACCTTTGGGGTCTGGTGATACTGGCAG TGTCCATTTGGTTGAACTTAAAGGCACAGGAGAGTTGTATGCCATGAAGGCAATGGAGAAAACTATGATGTTGAATCGtaacaag GCTCACCGAGCACGCATTGAAAGGGAAATCATTTCCCTTCTGGATCATCCTTTTCTTCCCACTCTCTACGCTTCCTTTCAG ACATCTACGCATGTTTGTTTGATTACAGACTTCTGCCCTGGTGGAGAGTTGTTTGCATTGCTTGACAGACAACCCATGAAGTTTTTGTCGGAGGATTCAGCAAG GTTCTATGCAGCAGAGGTCGTTATTGGCTTAGAATATCTTCACTGCTTAG GAATAGTGTACCGAGACCTGAAGCCGGAAAACATACTGCTTAAGAAGGATGGACACATTGTATTAGCAGACTTTGATCTCTCATTCATGACGTCCTGCACACCCCAG CTTATTGTTCCACCTGCACCTAATAAACGAAGGAGATCATCGTCATCCAAGAGCCGGGCATTACCTACATTTGTTGCAGAACCAATCACCAAGTCAAACTCTTTCGTTGGGACTGAAGAATACATTGCTCCT gAGATCATCACGGGTGCTGGTCATACGAGTGCTATAGATTGGTGGGCACTGG GTATCTTGTTGTATGAGATGCTTTATGGTCGTACACCTTTCAGGGGTAAGAATAGGCAGAAGACATTTGCCAACATCTTGCACAAAGATCTCACCTTCCCCAGCAGTATCCCT GTAAGTCTTGTAGGTAGACAGTTGATCAACATGTTACTAAATAGAGATCCAAGAAAACGGTTAGGTACCAAAGGTGGGGCAAATGAGATAAAGCAGCATGCTTTCTTCCGCGGGATCAATTGGCCTCTCATACGGGACATG GGTGGTTGCAGGTCCCTCCACCATTGGATGCACCATTGCGTATAA